ATATTATTTCCACTCCTTTTCCTACGTAATTCAATCATACTTAGGAAGGTTTAATCAAGTATTCACATTCAATTATTTCGAGCACGTTCGAGCGCAGCAATATCGAGCTTTTTCATTTTTAGCATCGCCTCTGTTACACGTTGATTTTCCTCACGCGAACCCTTATTCAAAATAGCCCCTATATTGGCTGGTACAATCTGCCACGACACGCCAAAACGGTCCTTTACCCAACCACATTGTTCCGCCTCCTCGACATACGATAAATGTGCCCAGTAAAAGTCGATTTCCTCTTGATCCTTGCAGTTAATAATAAAAGACACCGCTTCATTAAAATGAAAATCAGCTTCCATTCCATTATCCATTACAACAAATTGCGTATCCTCTAGTTGAAAGCGCGCAAAACTTACACTAGCTTTCTTTGCTGGCACTTCCCCCTCAGCAAAATAGGCTATTTCCTGCAACTCTACAAATGGGAATAACCCTGTGTAAAAATGCAGTGCAACTTCTGCTTGTCCATTAACTTCATGTGAAAATAAGAGGCTTGGCGTAATTTTTTGAAGCACTTTTTCTTCAGGTACCAACATCAGTTGCCAAGACAGACCGTAGCGATCCTGCACCCATACATACCAATCACTAAACGGATATTCCCCGAGCGGCATCAGTTCTGTACCACCTTGTATTAACCCTGCGTACAATCGGTCCACTTCTTCTTTTGAATAACAAGCTACCATAAACGAAATGGAGGGGTTCAATTGAAAATATGGCCCGGCACTAATTGCTTGGAATTCTTGATTAGCCAGTTGAAATGTTACATATTCGGCATCTCCAGACGGTGTATTTTCAATGACCGTTTCATGCATAATTTTTGAATCATCAAATAAACTTACATAAAAGTTTGCTGCCTCTTTTGCTTCTTTATCGAACCATAAATGAGGAATGATTTTTGGCATTACGCTACTCCCTTTCCTTGAATATGCTATTAAAACCCACTTAATTAACTATCCATACCCTTACTAGTGTTTAAAAAATCCCATCTGTATTGACAATTTCCTGTGGGATTGCTTGTCCAACATCCCACATCTCAACGATTTTTCCATTTTCTATTCGTACAATATGCACAACTACTACCCCTACATCTTCAGGCTTGTGCTTTAAATGCGAGTACGTCATTACTTTATTGCCATCTTCTAATGTAAGCTTTACTGTAAATTGCTTATTTGGTGTCATCTTTGCACTTTCTTCCATTCCGCGCATTAAGGCCTCACTCCCTGCTGCAAAATACGCATTATGATGTACAAAATCTTCGCCTATATAAAGCTCATATGCCTTTTTCACTTGCCCATCTGCTACTAATTGTAAAAATTTTTTAGCGATTTCTTTATTTGATTCGTTTAGCATGCATTATTCCCCCTCAATTATAATTTGAATAACATCTTGTTCACATGGAGCATGCAAAAATTCACTTGGCTCCCCTAAACTGAGAAGCGTTAACTGATGCATCGCTCTTGTACAAGCTGTATAAAGTAAACGACGCACTCGCTCTTGTCCATAACGATATTTGGATGCATCATAAATCACTACAGCATCAAATTCAATCCCTTTTGCTAAGTACGCCGGAATGATAATCACGCCTTGCTCGTATTCGGCAGAACCCGGTTTCATAAGCTTTAATTGATCGATAGAACTAGCTAATCCTTCATATGCGTCTTTACTCTCTTGCGCAGACTGACAAATAATTGCGATCGTTGCCATCCCTTGTTGCTGCAGGGCTACAACACGATGCTGAATTTTTTCATGTAGCTGCTGTCTGCTTTGAAGTATTGTCAGCGTTGGCATGTCACCCGCTCGATTAAATGGAATAATTGCTTGTCCTTCTGGAATGAGCTGACGCGTAAATTCAATAATTGGTTTTGTAGAACGATAGCTACGATGCATCGCTAATAGTGTTGTTTCTTGCTCTCCGAACAGCTCGATTAAGTGCTCGAAATTATTGAGATGATGCGCATGTGAAAAAATCCCTTGATTAAAATCACCTAAAATCGTAAATTTCGCAGCAGGAAATAAACGCTTCAACACCTCAAATTGAAATGGTGCATAATCTTGCGCCTCATCAATAAAAATATATTTAATTTGACGGTTCACTTGCATACCTACAAGCCATTCTTTCAACAAAACATAAGGCGTTGCATCTTCGTACAACAATATCCCAGAAGCTAGCTGTTGCTTTGTAATATGACAAATTTCAGCCCAATGTTCAACTTGGGATATAGAAGTATTCTCGTCAAACAGCCCTTCATAAATAGCCGGTATATCGATAAATTCCAACGCCTCAATTGCTTCACGTAGCGGCTTAAAACGGCGTGCTACCAGTAGTTGTGTAAGCTGTTGTTCTGACATTTCAAATTGCTCTACTTCTTCACGCTTAAATCCTTTCTTTCTCGCAAAATAGCGACGTGCTTCTTCAAAAGCAACATCACTCAACAACTCCATTTCTTCTTGTACCCAATTCTTTGTCCGTTCATACTTCGCTCGTTTTTTTAATGTATTAATCAGTCCGTGTTGAATCTTTTCTAAACGGGCTGCAAATGGTAATTGCCCATAGATCATATAAAACTGTTGTGAAATTTCATTTGCAGAAACAATTTCTTCACCGCGGAAAACAATCGGTTTAAATTGCATGCCCTTTTCTGTTAAAGCTATAAAGTACTGTTCAATTTGAGCAAAAAATGCCGTTGACGCTTTATAGTGAATGGCAGCAAGTCGGCTATTCATCGTTTCTGTAAAAGAATTCGTCAACAGTGTTTCTAATTGTTCATACGCTGTTTCTAGCGTAAAATCACCATCAATACGCTGCTGCAAATATTCCTGAAATGTCGTCTGTTGCATATTTTCTTCCCCCAGCTCTGGTAAGACATTTGCTACATAGCTGTTAAACATCCCATTGGGAGAAAATAATAATACTTGATCGGCCTTTAAAGTGGCACGATGCTTGTATAATAAATAGGCTATTCTTTGCAAGGCTGCTGAAGTTTTGCCACTACCAGCTGCACCATGGACGATTAATATTCTCCCCTGTTCATGACGAATGAGTTTATTTTGCTCCCGTTGAATCGTCGAGACGATGCTTTGCATTTGCTTATTTGTACCTTGCCCAAGCACCTCTTGTAATAACTCATCTCCAATTGTCAGGCTTGTATCAAACATTGAAATTAGCTTGCCGTTACGAATTAAATATTGCCACTTCTTTTCAAGTTCGCCTTCTACTGTTCCACTCGGTGTTTTATAACTTACATGGCCTGGTTCATCATCGTAATACACACTTAATATCGGTGCACGCCAATCATATACAATAAAATCCTCACCGGTTTCATCCATTAGTGACGAAATTCCAATATAAATTGGCTCTGCATCATTCATACCTTGTTCCTTTAAATCAATTCGTGCAAAATAAGGAGCGTTTTGCATTTTTTGCAACGTACTTAGACGTTTTTTTACATGGTCATAAGTCGTTTCGCCAACTGCTAAAGCTTGCGTTTCTTGGCGTAAGTTAATAACGGTTTCTAAAAAGTCGTCAAATGTATCGGTATTAATTTTTACCTCATCCCAAAAATGACGTCGAATCGATACAACTTCTTGCTGACGCTTCGATGTTTCTGCTTTTAACTTTTGCGTTTGCTGATCCACTACCTCCAAAACATCCTGTAAATGTTGTTGCTCTTGCTGAAATAATGTACTCATCGCATTCACTCCTTAAAAATAGATACAAAATGATTGACGCACACATAATTTTGATGTATGATTAATATAGGGAAAGTATACAATAATTATAAAAATGTGTGCATATCTTTAATAAGATACCATATTTTTTTGTGATTCGCAATGATGATATTTCTAAATTAATGGGACCAATTCGAAGTTTTTTTCGATTTGGTCCCTTTTTTGAAGCCACCTGTACAAAAATAATTGGCTGAATCAATTTAAATTTTTAGCTCTTATAATTAAAAACGGAGGGCTTCGAAGTATTTTTTTAAAATTGGACACTTGTTGCAAAATTTCTCTTGATGGAATTGGTTCAACTACTTTTTCAATGGATAAGCCATTATTCAATAACGTATTAAATATTGTGGCAATAGACCTATGATACATAATGACACCATCTACTAACCAATCTTCCTTTCTTATCCCCTCTTCATGATAACGGTCCACCGCAAAATGCAGGATATTTCCATCTTCATCTGTTATCCAATTATCCTCTCCCATATTCGCCGTATAAATAGGGTGCTGAATTGAAAATAATAATACACCGCCTCTACTTAAGGCTGCACTAATTTTTTGAATGACATCATGCAAATTAGCCATATAGTGTAGAGCCAGAGAACTACTTATAAAATGAAAATGACCCTGTTGTAAAATTAAATCTTCAAAAGCAATCTTCATAAATTTTAAATGCTCTTGCTCGTGACGTTTTTTAGCCGTAGTAATCATATTAGCAGATATATCAATCCCTAAAACTTCTTTCGCGCCTTTTTGTATACAAAGGACAGCAAAATCACCAGCACCACACCCAATATCTAAAACGACTTGCCCTTGAAGATCTGGTACAAGCTGCAGAAAACTCGGTTGCTCTATTTGCTTGTTATAATTATATTCTCTCGCTCTAATTTGCTGGTACTGTTCAAAAAATTCGGTGTTATCATAAATGTTCTGTTTCATATCCATCAACCATTCTCATAACGTTATGATGTATTTGCGCAAAATTATTATCTCACCCTACCTTGTCCAAAAATAGACTTATAATTAAATATTTGGTAGGATGTAGATAGAGGCATGCCATCTTTCTTAAATTACACTTTATTATCTTCTGAAAATCGTATGACAGACAATAATCGAAAATATTTACTTTTGTAAAACAACACACTTTACCAATTAAATTTAAAGACCGATTTGAGATAAAACACGTCTCAAATCGGTCTATTGTTATTTTATGTGCGTTTCATAGATGTAGCATAATCCGTTACCTCTTTTAATGCCTTTTCTTCTATTGGAATTCGGACAGCAAGCATGAGGAAATTTAAAATTGTAAAAATAAGCGCTGTAACATAGGCATGGAATAGTAAAGGCAGCACTAAAATTTCAAGACATACCACTAAGTAATTGGGGTGGCGAATATAGGAATACGGACCTTTCACAACAACATTTGCCCCTGGTAAAATAATAATTTTTGTATTCCAGTACATACCAAGGGATACTAAGCACCATATTCTAAAAAGTTGCAATAACACAAATACAACTAGCAACTCATAAAATGGGACAACCATGGATTTAAAATACAATACTTCTATTAGAAGACTTATAAAGAAGCTGACATGTAACGCAATCATAAATGGATAATGAGAGGCCCCAACTTCATAGGCCCCTTTTGCCCGCATCAATTTTTCATTTCTTTTCGCAATTAGCAGTTCCACTAGTCTTTGAATGATAACGAAAACAAAAATGAAGTAAAAAATCAATTTATGCCCTCCATTCTAATAACACCGCTTCCCCACTAAAACCTGGACCCAGTGCAACAAGTAAACCTAATGGATTGGATTGATTTTCCTTGAGCATAAATTGCTCTAAAACATAAAGAACCGTTGGGGAAGACATATTACCATGCGTTTTTAATATTTCACGTGAAACACTTGTATGCATTTTTGTTAAATTCAGGGCATCCTCATAAGCATTCAATACTTTTTTTCCACCTGGATGTGCTACAAAATTATTAATTTGGCTTGATGAAATATTGTAACTACTTAAAAATTCATGAATAAATGGGCCAAGCCAATTTGAGATGATACCGGGGATACTTTTAGAAAATACAACATGTAATCCTCCGCTTTTCACATCCCACCCCATTACATCTTCAGAATTTGGCATCCATTTTGATTTGCAACCAAGGATGTGTGGGATAGCTCTTTCCTGTTCAAGCTCCACATCATCCCCACAAACAAGCACACAGGCCGCGCCATCTGCAAACAAAGATGTCCCAACTAAATTACTTTTTGTATAATCCTCTTTCTGAAACGTTAAGCTACAAAGCTCTACACAAACTACGAGCACTTTAGCGTTTGGATATGCTTTGCAATAGTCATATGCCCTACTAACACCAGCAGCTCCACCAGCACAGCCAAGTCCCCAAATCGGTATTCGAACAATATGCTCCGAAAAAGCTAAAACATTCATGACACGCGCATCGATGCTAGGCGTTGAAATTCCTGTGCTGCTGACAAAAATAATGGCATCAATATCTTTTGTAGCAATATCTTTTTGTAAAAATGAGCGATTAGCCAAGCACCGTTGAATGACTTCCACACTATACGCTGTAGTTAACCGAATATAAAGTTCATTACGCTCTTCAAATGTATGGTCCTCACGATACCAATCTGGTGGAACACAAAAATTTCGCGTTTCTATTTCACCATTTTCAAAAACCTTTAGTAGCCTTTCTAATCTAGAAATCTTGTGTTGAAAAAGCTCTTTTGTTAATTGCTCAATATTGGACTGAGCTAATGAGTATGGTGGCGTGTATGTACCAACCGAAACGATTTTAGGAATAGTCATTGCTCCTTATATTAAATACTTTCTTTCAATGTATTGATAAAGTAAGAGAAATATACAAATGCACTAGAAAATTTCCTTCTACTAATTCCACTTAGCCGTATTTTCTTATGCGGATTTCTTTGAAAAATTGATCTATACCCGTCCAATAAAAAATGCCCCCTTATCACTTACATAAGTAATAAGGGAGCATCCGTTTTATAATAACATCGCTACTAGGCGTACAAAATATCGTATCATGTTCGCCGTTGAAAGTAATGTACTACTCAATGTTATGTTAAAGTCACCTTACGGAAGTATTAATTCCACAAACCTGCTTTTTCTAATTTCTTTTTACCTTTAAACGCTAATAATACTAATAGCGCGTTTAAAATCAACATAATAGCAAGTGCATACAGTACTAGTGTATAGCTACCAGTAAACTCAAAGATAAAACCATATCCCGGTAATGCTACGATACCAGCAACTGCTAAACCAATTGCAGCTGTAGAATAAATTTGACTATATTCTTTGTTTCCAAATAATGCTGTTGTTAAAAGAGGCCCTAATGTTCCTAGTGATGAAACGATGAAACCAAAAATAACAATTGCGACGATAAACATTGTTTGATTATCAGGAACTGTTAGGAAAATACCTACTGGCACTAAACCTAATAACATCGCGAAAATCGCTGTGTTTTTTGCACCAATTTTATCACTTAATACACCAAATGATAAAGCACCAACTAATACACCGATTTGCATGGCACCTAATGCACTACCTGCAAATTTTATATCGTAGCCAACGCCCATTGCGAATGGTGCAAGATGCTGACTAAAGCTCGCAATCGATGTAATGATGAAGAAAAAACCAAATAAAGCAAAGAATGCGCTAGATTTTTTTGCAACTGCAGCTGTAATTCCTTTTGCCGTCTCTTGTTGAGAAGAAGAATCACCATTTGTTTTTACTTCGTCCATACCAACTGGTTGTAAACCTTTTTGTTGAGGAGTCATTCGAATAAATAATAGAATGATTGGAATAATAATTGCCGCTACAGCAATACCTGAAGCAATATATGAAAATCTCCATCCTTGGCTGGCAATTAAATTACCTACTGTTGGTTGAATGATTGCACCAAATACACCACCGATTGCAACCATAAGTCCGATTGCTAATCCATTATGCTTTTTAAACCAGTTATTGATTAAAACAGGTCCTGCCATTTGTGTAATAAAAATTGAACCAATTGCCATTGGAATACTGAATAAGTACCAGCCCCAAACTGAGCTCATGAATCCGAACATTGCGAATGAACCAGCCATTAAGATAATCGATACGATTAAAATTAAGCGGATATCATATTTCGCCATTAATTTACCTGCAATTGGTAAGAAAATCATTGTAACGATTGATGCGATACTAAAGTATAGTGTTAAGCTCCCCATACCAATACCTAAATCTTGAGTAACAGGTGCTAGATACAATCCACCTGCTGTCGAAATACCATTTTTACCTAGAGCGACCATTATAGATACGGCGATTAATAGTAACCAAGCATAATGGAACTTATTTTTTTGTTTAGTCATGATGAAATCCTCATTCCATAATTTATTATAGTGCCGTGTTACATGTACTTCACGCAACACGGCAGTTTGTTTGTCCTAAAAATAAAGTATACGAATTAACGTAATTTAATTGATCCGCCGTCTACCATGATTGTTTGACCAGTAATATAAGCCGAATCTTCACTCGCTAAAAATACTGCAACACGACCGATATCTTGTTCAACTTCTCCAAGTCTTCTTAGCGGAATTTTTGCAAGCATTCCTTCGTAATATTCTGGATTTGCTTCTGCCCATTGGATCATACCTGGTGATTTAGCGATTGGTGAAATGATGTTAACATTAATACCAAATGGGCCAAATTCGTTTGCTGCTACACGTGTAATACCGCGGATTGCTTCTTTAGCAACAGCGTATGAA
This portion of the Solibacillus daqui genome encodes:
- a CDS encoding isoprenylcysteine carboxyl methyltransferase family protein, giving the protein MIFYFIFVFVIIQRLVELLIAKRNEKLMRAKGAYEVGASHYPFMIALHVSFFISLLIEVLYFKSMVVPFYELLVVFVLLQLFRIWCLVSLGMYWNTKIIILPGANVVVKGPYSYIRHPNYLVVCLEILVLPLLFHAYVTALIFTILNFLMLAVRIPIEEKALKEVTDYATSMKRT
- a CDS encoding VOC family protein produces the protein MPKIIPHLWFDKEAKEAANFYVSLFDDSKIMHETVIENTPSGDAEYVTFQLANQEFQAISAGPYFQLNPSISFMVACYSKEEVDRLYAGLIQGGTELMPLGEYPFSDWYVWVQDRYGLSWQLMLVPEEKVLQKITPSLLFSHEVNGQAEVALHFYTGLFPFVELQEIAYFAEGEVPAKKASVSFARFQLEDTQFVVMDNGMEADFHFNEAVSFIINCKDQEEIDFYWAHLSYVEEAEQCGWVKDRFGVSWQIVPANIGAILNKGSREENQRVTEAMLKMKKLDIAALERARNN
- a CDS encoding class I SAM-dependent methyltransferase → MDMKQNIYDNTEFFEQYQQIRAREYNYNKQIEQPSFLQLVPDLQGQVVLDIGCGAGDFAVLCIQKGAKEVLGIDISANMITTAKKRHEQEHLKFMKIAFEDLILQQGHFHFISSSLALHYMANLHDVIQKISAALSRGGVLLFSIQHPIYTANMGEDNWITDEDGNILHFAVDRYHEEGIRKEDWLVDGVIMYHRSIATIFNTLLNNGLSIEKVVEPIPSREILQQVSNFKKILRSPPFLIIRAKNLN
- a CDS encoding type III polyketide synthase — protein: MPKIVSVGTYTPPYSLAQSNIEQLTKELFQHKISRLERLLKVFENGEIETRNFCVPPDWYREDHTFEERNELYIRLTTAYSVEVIQRCLANRSFLQKDIATKDIDAIIFVSSTGISTPSIDARVMNVLAFSEHIVRIPIWGLGCAGGAAGVSRAYDYCKAYPNAKVLVVCVELCSLTFQKEDYTKSNLVGTSLFADGAACVLVCGDDVELEQERAIPHILGCKSKWMPNSEDVMGWDVKSGGLHVVFSKSIPGIISNWLGPFIHEFLSSYNISSSQINNFVAHPGGKKVLNAYEDALNLTKMHTSVSREILKTHGNMSSPTVLYVLEQFMLKENQSNPLGLLVALGPGFSGEAVLLEWRA
- a CDS encoding ester cyclase; protein product: MLNESNKEIAKKFLQLVADGQVKKAYELYIGEDFVHHNAYFAAGSEALMRGMEESAKMTPNKQFTVKLTLEDGNKVMTYSHLKHKPEDVGVVVVHIVRIENGKIVEMWDVGQAIPQEIVNTDGIF
- the helD gene encoding RNA polymerase recycling motor HelD, which encodes MSTLFQQEQQHLQDVLEVVDQQTQKLKAETSKRQQEVVSIRRHFWDEVKINTDTFDDFLETVINLRQETQALAVGETTYDHVKKRLSTLQKMQNAPYFARIDLKEQGMNDAEPIYIGISSLMDETGEDFIVYDWRAPILSVYYDDEPGHVSYKTPSGTVEGELEKKWQYLIRNGKLISMFDTSLTIGDELLQEVLGQGTNKQMQSIVSTIQREQNKLIRHEQGRILIVHGAAGSGKTSAALQRIAYLLYKHRATLKADQVLLFSPNGMFNSYVANVLPELGEENMQQTTFQEYLQQRIDGDFTLETAYEQLETLLTNSFTETMNSRLAAIHYKASTAFFAQIEQYFIALTEKGMQFKPIVFRGEEIVSANEISQQFYMIYGQLPFAARLEKIQHGLINTLKKRAKYERTKNWVQEEMELLSDVAFEEARRYFARKKGFKREEVEQFEMSEQQLTQLLVARRFKPLREAIEALEFIDIPAIYEGLFDENTSISQVEHWAEICHITKQQLASGILLYEDATPYVLLKEWLVGMQVNRQIKYIFIDEAQDYAPFQFEVLKRLFPAAKFTILGDFNQGIFSHAHHLNNFEHLIELFGEQETTLLAMHRSYRSTKPIIEFTRQLIPEGQAIIPFNRAGDMPTLTILQSRQQLHEKIQHRVVALQQQGMATIAIICQSAQESKDAYEGLASSIDQLKLMKPGSAEYEQGVIIIPAYLAKGIEFDAVVIYDASKYRYGQERVRRLLYTACTRAMHQLTLLSLGEPSEFLHAPCEQDVIQIIIEGE
- a CDS encoding MFS transporter, which encodes MTKQKNKFHYAWLLLIAVSIMVALGKNGISTAGGLYLAPVTQDLGIGMGSLTLYFSIASIVTMIFLPIAGKLMAKYDIRLILIVSIILMAGSFAMFGFMSSVWGWYLFSIPMAIGSIFITQMAGPVLINNWFKKHNGLAIGLMVAIGGVFGAIIQPTVGNLIASQGWRFSYIASGIAVAAIIIPIILLFIRMTPQQKGLQPVGMDEVKTNGDSSSQQETAKGITAAVAKKSSAFFALFGFFFIITSIASFSQHLAPFAMGVGYDIKFAGSALGAMQIGVLVGALSFGVLSDKIGAKNTAIFAMLLGLVPVGIFLTVPDNQTMFIVAIVIFGFIVSSLGTLGPLLTTALFGNKEYSQIYSTAAIGLAVAGIVALPGYGFIFEFTGSYTLVLYALAIMLILNALLVLLAFKGKKKLEKAGLWN